A single genomic interval of Polaribacter vadi harbors:
- a CDS encoding glycoside hydrolase family 32 protein — protein sequence MKMIKSIRILLFAIILIVFSNCNEDDIFSKSNAELVTISDNDYRPDFHFTPQSNWMNDPNGMVYYAGEYHLFYQHNPDANVWGPMHWGHAISKDLVNWEELPIALYPDNLGNIFSGSIVVDSKNTSGFKTGSESPLVAIFTHQNPANNNQTQSLAYSNDKGRSWTKYENNPVLVNNVKADFRDPKVSWHKETQKWIMVLAAGDEIMFYASSDLKNWEYKNSFGKDVGAHGGVWECPDLFKIEDENGQETWALLVSINPGGPNGGSGTQYFLGDFDGETFTSLQETTLWLDYGTDNYAGVTWSNEPNNRNLFMGWMSNWSYAQNVPTYSYRSAMTFPRTLHWQKSNGESIIVSKLPTEIIYAIGGKIIENNNAASRFELLNDETLGGGKFYIETTLDFSDINEAKIEWGNKSSSIVINYNRINGELILNRQESGYYFNNLNSNIIKCPYVLPASNQLKIKMLVDKSSMEIFLNNGERVVTALVFPLAPFKNLEITANEEIQFIKQIKINKLKE from the coding sequence ATGAAAATGATAAAAAGTATTAGAATATTATTGTTTGCAATTATATTAATTGTATTCTCAAACTGTAATGAGGATGATATATTTTCCAAATCAAATGCTGAATTAGTAACAATAAGCGACAATGATTATAGGCCAGATTTTCATTTTACACCACAATCAAATTGGATGAATGATCCTAATGGAATGGTATACTATGCAGGTGAGTATCATTTGTTTTATCAACATAATCCAGATGCAAATGTATGGGGACCTATGCACTGGGGGCATGCAATTAGCAAAGATTTAGTTAACTGGGAAGAATTGCCAATTGCTTTATATCCTGACAATTTAGGAAACATTTTCTCAGGAAGTATTGTTGTTGATTCGAAAAATACATCTGGTTTTAAAACAGGTAGTGAGAGTCCTTTAGTGGCTATTTTTACCCATCAAAATCCAGCTAATAATAATCAAACACAAAGTCTAGCATATAGTAATGATAAAGGTAGGAGCTGGACTAAGTATGAAAACAATCCTGTTTTAGTGAATAATGTTAAAGCAGACTTTAGAGATCCTAAAGTGTCTTGGCATAAAGAAACACAAAAATGGATAATGGTTCTTGCTGCTGGCGATGAAATTATGTTTTATGCATCATCAGATCTAAAGAATTGGGAATATAAAAATAGTTTTGGAAAAGATGTGGGAGCGCATGGTGGTGTATGGGAATGTCCAGATTTGTTTAAAATTGAAGACGAAAATGGTCAAGAAACTTGGGCTTTATTGGTCAGTATTAACCCTGGTGGGCCAAATGGAGGATCTGGCACACAGTATTTCTTAGGAGATTTTGATGGTGAAACATTTACATCTTTACAAGAAACCACCTTATGGTTAGATTATGGAACTGACAATTATGCAGGTGTAACCTGGAGTAATGAGCCTAATAATAGAAATCTATTTATGGGATGGATGAGCAATTGGAGTTATGCTCAAAATGTTCCAACCTATAGTTATAGAAGTGCTATGACATTTCCAAGAACTTTACATTGGCAAAAAAGTAATGGCGAAAGCATAATTGTTAGTAAACTACCAACGGAGATAATCTATGCAATTGGTGGTAAAATTATTGAAAACAATAATGCTGCAAGTAGATTTGAATTGTTGAATGATGAAACATTAGGAGGAGGTAAATTCTATATTGAAACTACTCTAGATTTTAGTGATATTAATGAAGCAAAAATTGAATGGGGTAATAAAAGCTCGAGTATTGTTATAAACTATAACAGAATTAATGGTGAATTAATATTAAATAGACAAGAATCAGGATACTACTTTAACAACTTGAATAGTAATATTATAAAATGCCCATATGTTTTACCTGCTTCGAATCAGCTAAAAATAAAAATGCTGGTCGATAAATCTTCAATGGAAATTTTTCTTAATAATGGAGAACGTGTCGTAACTGCTTTAGTATTTCCATTAGCACCTTTTAAAAATTTAGAGATTACTGCTAACGAGGAAATACA